The sequence CACTTTCTGGTCACAGAGAAAATTATGGTTCCATCATTTTGCTACCAAAAAGCAGCAAAATCTGGATGTAGAAGCTTAAAgcgatagtttgggtgtttctcagttgggttgtatgaggtacttctccatagtcagtgtattacctacggtagggatgcaccgataccgctTTTTTTccgaccgagtacaagtacttacatttgggtactcgccgatacagagtaccgatacgagtacttctctgtgccaaaagacccacATTAActgccagctggagggtgtgagtgacacacggcaggctggggagtcccgcatacaaCCGGccctaggtcggcttggaaaggctcggacggaggtgcttcccggggccgtggccaaagtgtcaccggggcggactgtcctcagtgcgccccaaccgcgtcgtgcccccagggcggggctcggcccacgtaaaaggcgccaggggtctacggcgatgtctgcaacccatccgactcgtcttgaaacacggaccaaggagtctaacgcacgcgcgagtcagagggtgcaagcaaaaccccgtggcgcaatgaaagtgagggccaaCGCGTCgatgccgttgtatcggagccttTCTGTACGAGTATGAGTACATGAgtacagtatcggacccgatacccgatactggtatcgggtatcggtatcggtgtatccctaacctacagtagatggagtttggagaaacagacaggagtaccagcacgggagcaaagcaatgtactgccgtggacgggagcagcagcaaaacgCATCCCTTTTAATGCTTTCTCGCTGTCAAATGAAAATACTTTGTGGTGAGTTATTGCATTACGGCCCGTAGAAGAGACAGAGTTCAACCATTATCGATCTTCTCTCTcatctccatccatccagccacTCTGTCCGTGACCACAGTTGACCACCTGAGTAAAtaaccccaccaccaccaccaccaccaccaggctGACAGTAGGACAACTGCTCTTAGTCTACAGCCTCCCTCCCAGCTCTATCATGGTAGCAGGACCTGGCCTGAGTCCCAGGAGCCAGGACCTCTCTGAACCGCTGCAGATCAGACAAGAAGCTCATTGTGTGGGAATGTGATGAGGAGGCATGGCGGAAGTTTCCATGACATGGGTTTCTCTGCATATTCTACCCAGTTCTTTTCCGACTATATCCTCCAAAGTCTCCCAGCATTGTTAATTCAAGGGTTAACAAAGgatttgttgtaattttgtacTTGAATTTTGGACAACTGCCTGGCACATAAATGGCACATACTGTAAGTCAGTGTGATGTTTATGTTTACACTGCAGtgacactgaaaacacaacacatagtTTTGTAAAGGCACAAGATGATAAGATATGCAGTTCTTAGGATACTTTGTTCTTGACACTAAATAAAACGTCTGATGTGGGATGCTAATCATGGCAGCTACAAACCCACCATGTAATCTTTTAATCTGTATCAGCacagacaaatattgttcatcTACGAGTAGATGAATACAATTTCCATCTAATCTACTAAACAAATCCTGGATAGCTTCTAAGGGCCTTTTCACAAACCATAGTCCGTCTGGCTACTCCGAAtgagagtgaaattgatcattttggttcattttctatttagtctggttagGTTTCACAGtgcaaattaaaacattaataataatttgctgaggggcgtgtaggaaggagcaaatttatctttttcatctcaGAGCTGCcgcttctatgcagggaatcacagactttgatatattgctgttgaagtttttttttactttgactcGTCACTGATCTGCTATGCGCACGagtcccttctcctccagtttatctcaaatgACATAAACGTCACTAGTTTTACGGACTTTATTTAACATACTCTGTATGTTTTCTTCGGCCCGGATGTCAAGCAAGCATCAGTCAGTCCcccccactcatgttaacctgttgtttacttgtgtccatctcaacaaacgcccgcacaggcagcctgcattttggttcgcttggaaacagtccaagaccacctctcgcaagcggtcttggtccacaccagagtacaattactgcgttcacaTCCGCCCAAACAAACCGCATCAGAGTTTGAACCGCACCATTAAaaagactaaatgttggcttgtgaaagcgccctagtAGTTTagtctattagcaacattttctctccatctcggAATCGCTTcgctgatattgtagctcgctagagccttgAATCACAGTATGTCATCTCGAGTGTAAACTCCTTTGATTCTGGCACCCGACAACACAGCAAAATGACATTGTCGATATGTAACTATAATTTGTTACTCTGAGGATATTTGTGTTTACCCACAgtatttcctttgttttgcctccagctaacaccgtgacctcatcatgacgtcaaCTGTAAGAGGGTCTATAACTCATGTACAGACTACAGGGGAAGTGGTCAGTGAGTGAACCCGTTAAGACTGTTGTTGAGGACTCAGAGGTCAGGGAGGCCTGCTAGAGCTCAGTTTCTGCTCGGCGGACCAAATGTGTGATTTTTAGATATTAGATATGGTTTGGAGAGCCGGCAGTGAAATTGGATTGCCTGGTGAGGCAGGCGGGTTCAGGACTAGGCGCGGCCTGGAGTCCTAATTAGTTGGCTGAGAAATCTAAAAGAACTTATGAAGGCATCACGACTGGGATGTTGCTGCTGGGATTCCCTCAAGGATTTCATTAAGATGTAAAAACATACTGGTGAACTCCCACACATGGATGATGCACAATGACTAAGACGgctattcacattttttttttttttttaaaagtcaagataaatttaaaggtcccataacgtgctcattttcaggttcatacttgtattttgtatttctactagaacaggggtcagcaacctgtggctccgaagccacatgcagctctttagctcctctccagctcctgtggatttttaaataaatttgtggaaattaataactgattttttcgattacatttttatttttatttatcattgttataGGTCTATtaggagtattagggccacattgaggaaaagaaatacatctgagattttgaaaataaagtcatattacgagaataaagtcataatcatgctgtaatgttcaaaaactctttattttcctcattctgtctgcctgaatatacctgtgttcaccctctgtctgaaacactcagttttagcacatttcaacggaattgcgttgcttggcaacagtttgggtccacgtttacttcctgtcagctgatgttatttacatacactgcaacaggaaataaactgggacacattgagaatgtttatgtttaaaaccgtgtgatgatctatatatatatactgtatatatattgtatatttgtgacatcacaaatggacagaaatcctaacggcttgtttcaaacccacaatttctgaatacggggctgtgtgtatttctccgtatattgagcgttttgatagtttaacagtatttataaagcactgctttataatataaaagacatgaaaatctctctttttacaatatgggacctttaagacttcTTGTAGCATTTACAAGCGCTTACAGTACTTTTCGGTGAATAAACTATTTCACATTTTGTACATAAATATATGTTATCTGAAGGTGGACAAAAATAGCTATAATGTTATAACAGATATTTTGGTTTATTGCGTTCGTGCTGCTGGAAGATGTCTTGTCATATTTTTGATGTTTCATACATAGCTTTGTCGTGTATTACCATGTGGGACGGgccaaatgtctgaaaaactaACTGACTAACTCTTCAACCACCGCAGTGTTTCAACTCTTGGGCTCACTTTCATGATGGAGTAGCAGCACCATCTATTGTTAAAACAGTAGTAATACTGTGATATCAGAAAATGTAAATTGGGGGGAATTATTGAGCATAATGTGGAAAATTAACTATAGTGGAATCCTTTGAGAGGCCGACATACAAGAGAGGACCGCGTTCATCATTAAAAAAGAGGCTTTGCATTTGTTCAATTCTACTTAGTCTAATTGCATTACCATGCTAATCCATCATTGGATATACAGAACATGAGTGCATTTCTTTAGATGATAATTTGGCTGACTTTTTGGTAAGTAAAGCAGCCATTCTAATCAAAGACAAATGTAATAATTCAGACAAAAATAATCcatattcaataaaaaaaaatacacaacaaaaaaacttgGAGTTGCAGGAAATTAAAGGCTTgtcatttattctttaaaaaGGCAATCGTAAAAGGCACAGTCGGAGAATATATTCATCACACAACACAAATTAAATCATAGTGAAATCAACAGGAATTCATCCCACAGTATTGACTATATATTCTAAATTCAAGCCCTTAAAGAGCAAATTAAGTACAGTACGACATGATTATGTAAGtgaaaataatatacagtaagttgtgaatgagaaaaataaataaacagaattgTCATATTGAATGCATACAGACATTTCTGCAAAATAACAAGCTACTGGTCCTATTCTTGTACATAATAACTAACACTATGGAAacatctgatttaaaaaaaataaattgaactgAAACCATCTCCAGTTATTCACATCATAAACATGTCATGTTATGTCATGCTAAATGTTCTTAAActtcactactttatgtcaaaGAAATGTCcagaatataaaaacaacagcaccaaaacaataataaaaaaacacagcaacCACTGACGCCTAAGAATCCCAATGACCAATATCAGTCACTCAAGTACTGGAGGAGTTGAAGTTAGCACTGATCATTAGCACCATATTGTCCTAAAATACACCTGAATAATTCTGCTACATAGACTTCAGGTAAAAAGTAAAGAGAGGAGTAAAGGTTGAATGTGTTTAACTGTCTGACTAATAAGAAAGTGCTACTTTGCAGGTTTAGTTTTCCCCTGAAAAATGCACCTTAAGTTTCTGATTTTCACTAAAATACTGTTAGTATTATCTATCTAGAGTTATCTAGAGTAAATATAACACACTAAGACAACTGCTCAGTTAGCTGCCAGACTAGTTTTGCTTTCTCTGTAAACGAATCCAGCGACcgctttgtgttttttccacCATGTAGCGGTGCCGCCATTACTGCAGTGGCAAGTCGTAGACTTGACTTACTGTGTtttaactggtgactttcagcaGAATGCGtccgtggttgctcgtagtaactTGCGTAAATGTTTGGCgtagatttaaaggtcccatattatgctcattttcaggtttatacttgtaatttgtgtttctactagaacatgtttacatgctgtaatgttaaaaaaaacactttattttcctcatactgtcggcctgaatatgcctgtatttacctctgtctgaaacgctccgttttagcgcatttcgacggaatgtcgatggaattgcaacagaattgcaattGTCAGATggtgacattcacatacactgcaaccagtaataaactggtacacatttagaatgtttaagtttaaaactgtgtaaagggtctaaatattgtttatttgtgacatcacaaatggacagaaatcctgacagcttgtttcaaatgcagagtttctgaatacgggctgtgtgtatttcccgattgagcgtttcaatactttcacagtatttatataggacttaagcctgctttataataaaaaaacatgaaaatatcacttttttataatatgggacctttaaagtaaaatTTAAGGCTTTTTACGAGGACGCCTAcatgttctgtttgtgttttcaacagctgccgtCACTATGAGCAACCACGACGCATTCGGCTGAGAGTCGCCTGCTAACACggttcaatcaatcaatcaaactttattggtatagcacctttcatacaggttAGTGCAGGTCAAAGTGCTTCGCAGATGACTGACAAGATGGAACAAGTGTGGAGCGTGGAAACAACAGAAAAGATTTGTACACTTCTTTGGACAGCTTGCATTGAAACGTGAGacgccaccgcagtaatggcgaCCTATTTACTTCTAGTATTTCCCCAGGTTAGTGTATAATGTACTGACCTCTAGTTACTGTCGACGTCCCATTAAACTGCCCTCCAACAATGTAAACTCTAAGCGGCTTTTGGATGGTGCAGTATTTAAGGATTTCATTGCTTTATTTGGTGGAAGCACAAGTGTGATCATACAGATGAAAATACCTCAAAAACTTTAATTCACTGACATGAGGTACAGGTGTGAATCCTTGTCCAGAGTTCACAGGTGGCTAGCTCTGAGACGGTCAGGAGACAGGCTTCCTTGGCTATTAAATGcctaaaagataaaaaaaaaaaaaagataatattaTTGGTGATATTTACAACTACTGAGtcaaattcaaataaataaagcttAGATTTTTGAAGTACATACCCTTAAGGCCATGGGTGTGCAATGCATGTTGTTAAGTGGAAAGAAGTTTTATGAGCAGCTGAGCAATATTAAACCCAATAAAAGGATGCAAATCCACTTGAACTAAACCCCAAATGGTACTTCTGTGTTTGGTTGCATTGTCAAATATTATAGAGACTTACGAGACTGCGAGTTGGGCTGAGAGAGCGGGAGCGGATCGGGCTGACACTCCGGCTTCTACTCCACTGCAAAGACAGACCAGCAAACACATGAGCCTTTCCATGCACTCTCATTGTTCTCCAGAGCACACTTAAAATTAATTATGAATATGTATCTAAACAGCAGATGTAGGTTCCCCTgattccccccctccccccccacccacacgtgcacaggcaaacacacacacacacacacgctctccaAATCCACATTCACACAAGTAtggatgtataaatgtatgttattttagtagtgtttttttttgtattttagttACTTATGTACTTGTTTGATATGCTGTGCACCTTATGTTGTTTGGTATGTTGTTTTGACTCTATGTACTttgaaaaatttaataaaaagattTACACTAAAAATTAATTATGATATgttttagggctgcacaattaatctaatAGTAATCGCAATCACGATTTTTGGCTACCCGCAATTAAATTAGCAGCAGGCAGTTTATTTTgtggcgtcattgggcaaaaattccataataacctttcagcatattgtaattcaagtgttctgagagaaaactagacttctgcacctcctcatagctctgttttgaggctttagaaaatctagtccgtgacgggagactttgacaaATCAGAGGTcagttcattgagagagcgttcctattggctgtgctccggtcatgtgaccagaacttggcgttccttcaccagatttcacaatggcgccggcgtcacaaactttctcattttacagctaaaccgtgcactacaagatgattctgagaacattcgaggagagaaataggcattaacgtaacataatattgattcatatttgatcagtgctgcctagtttgaccgtttggtcggagttcatgagtgattgacagccggctctcatagacagcagatggatagCAGACCTCatatcagctctgactgcttgttctcctccggtctgtgaaatcttgcagatgccgttaggagcaccggaggacacagaggcacatgatgtttttcatgttacctgtttcatgtactactgtcacgatatagcgaccgtttaataaaaaaaacttttttaaatcatatttgctccaatcttacCTAATTCCGCTTTAAATGAACTGCAATATTGATGTTTTAAAATGCTCCGCtgatagaaaactctgctgcatatcaaatcaagcgcttcctaaactaacagccagccacctggggggggcgatccagatgtttttgcTTCACTTTTCGGGGAGCCGTCATGCCGTTGCGAGCGCACTGTACGGCGGCAGCCTTTGAacactttcctgaatgttgcggctgaagtgtaatatactgtatattaatcaGATGGGCAAAACGAAAATAAGAgccttattttaagtcttattttgatgcaaagatttgtacaaaataaaatatgaatgtagcacaacatggaagtgaaaacagcgCCCTCTGATATGTTAAATATTTTGTCCccaaaaatcaatgaataatggcgataaataatcatgatctcagTATTTATCTAAATAATATCATTTTGGatataatcgtgcagccctaatatgttTGAGGTATTATACAGTCCGTACCACAGCGCTCCTTCTCGTCACGGCCTCGCCCTTCACCACCACGGCGTCTCCTTCCACCAACGCTGGCCACAGGTGGTACATCACCAGAGGAGCGCTCAACTCCGAGTCATAGCTGCGACGATACCTGACGGACAGAGAGGCAGGGGAAAAGAGTAGACAGAGCttcaacgattaatcgattagttgtcaactattaaattaattcccaactattttgataactgattaaAAGGTTTGAGTaaatttttaagaaataaaaattattttctggtttctttcctcctctatgacagtgaactgaatattaatataaaatttttcaccattttctgacattttatagaccaaacaactaatcgattaatgaaaataatcgtaaaAGTTGCAGCCCTGGAAAAGACTGAGGGAGAGCTGTGAGAATGTCTGTGTGTGACGGTGACATCTACTGGTAGGAACAGCAAATAACCTCAGTGATGTGCAGCAGTTCATAGGGTCGTGTTTTACTATGATTGTTTGGAAATGTAGCACGATACAATAACTTAAACTCTTTATAATTACAATGCATAAAATTGACTGTAAAAGCACAGACTTTGGGCCGCCCTGATACAGACGCATTAATGTACAAATGACTGACTTGCTCTCGCTGTGAAGTTCTCCATCACTTGCGAAGGCCAAGTCCAGCGGGGGGTCCAACGTCTGCATGGCAAACGCCACCCTGCATGTCTCCCTGATCAGGGCGCTGATGAGGGTAAAGTCCACCTCTGGCGGGAAAGAGATCCGAGGGTTCACATTCATGGTGTTGATCACATCCTGGAGGgatgaaacacacagacagacgacCTTTTCAGTATCAAACAAACTACATTAAATGCTGCAGAAGACACATAGAGAAGTGTTTAGTCCTACATTGATGCTGGTCTGAACGTCGTAGAGGTCCAGGTTTCTGACGATGTAGTCCACAGCTGCGTCCTCCAGACTTTCCAGCCCAAAGTGAGACGAGGACAACGACTTCCTCACGCGCAGCTTGAACTGACGGTAAGCCAGTTTTGCTATCTTAAAGGATTCCTGACACATGACaacatgaataaaaacacacatttcaaagtCAGTTGCTCAGCCAATCATATACAAACAGATTTAGCACTAATTTTCTCTGCATGCACGTCTGATATGCTCATCTAAAATAATTAGTCATACCACGACAGCAATGAAGATGATTTTCTGGACCATCTCTAAGTCGGCAATGTAGCGTTGCAGCAGGGTCTGGGTCTCCAGACGCTCCTCAGCGTACAGGTCACTGAAGCGTGACACGAGGCGGGCGTAGCGGGAGGAGTTGGTGAGCTGAGCTCTGGTGGGCGACTGGCTCCTCATGGGGCTGGAGGACCGACTGAGCCTCAGCAAGGGGCTCGGAGAACGACTGAGCCTCGGCAAGGGGCTCGGAGAACGATTGAGCCTCGGCAAGGGGCTCGGAGAACGACTTTGCACCAACCTGAGAGAGACGGAAAGAGAAATCacggatggattactgaacgggcCTACCGGGCTCAGGCTCAGGGGCCCAAAGTGTCAGGGGCCCCGTCTAGTCTTCACCtacaaaatgtcactcaaagagactcaaaatgatcacaaagaaacataaaataactaCAGTCACAAGAAGACaacaaagagatgaaaaacaactgcaaagagacTCACAACTATGAAAAATGGCAAAACCACCAGAGAGACACAAT comes from Sebastes fasciatus isolate fSebFas1 chromosome 5, fSebFas1.pri, whole genome shotgun sequence and encodes:
- the spata18 gene encoding mitochondria-eating protein isoform X2; this translates as MADTLRRLTNTSSFSVLQDKLDSWNKDYHVISCDQNLNRCCELVELTAKIQGQLFTILNLAAAEGGHYAGVDTLKARLLPWLGTCFSMATPSVTVDTSLQLIQESVEKDRMIRELSASHDNDIRKLSSTCLQLDSTRAELADAQKELDQTKCKSATTLLATEDEILQLKADLRSAHEEVGIYKRKLEALDDYERQIRLLKDEVSYLSTEKALLQERLVQSRSPSPLPRLNRSPSPLPRLSRSPSPLLRLSRSSSPMRSQSPTRAQLTNSSRYARLVSRFSDLYAEERLETQTLLQRYIADLEMVQKIIFIAVVESFKIAKLAYRQFKLRVRKSLSSSHFGLESLEDAAVDYIVRNLDLYDVQTSINDVINTMNVNPRISFPPEVDFTLISALIRETCRVAFAMQTLDPPLDLAFASDGELHSESKYRRSYDSELSAPLVMYHLWPALVEGDAVVVKGEAVTRRSAVWSRSRSVSPIRSRSLSPTRSLAFNSQGSLSPDRLRASHL
- the spata18 gene encoding mitochondria-eating protein isoform X1, which codes for MADTLRRLTNTSSFSVLQDKLDSWNKDYHVISCDQNLNRCCELVELTAKIQGQLFTILNLAAAEGGHYAGVDTLKARLLPWLGTCFSMATPSVTVDTSLQLIQESVEKDRMIRELSASHDNDIRKLSSTCLQLDSTRAELADAQKELDQTKCKSATTLLATEDEILQLKADLRSAHEEVGIYKRKLEALDDYERQIRLLKDEVSYLSTEKALLQERLVQSRSPSPLPRLNRSPSPLPRLSRSPSPLLRLSRSSSPMRSQSPTRAQLTNSSRYARLVSRFSDLYAEERLETQTLLQRYIADLEMVQKIIFIAVVESFKIAKLAYRQFKLRVRKSLSSSHFGLESLEDAAVDYIVRNLDLYDVQTSINDVINTMNVNPRISFPPEVDFTLISALIRETCRVAFAMQTLDPPLDLAFASDGELHSESKSVICTLMRLYQGGPKSVLLQSILCIVIIKSLSYLLFLPVDVTVTHRHSHSSPSVFSRAATFTIIFINRLVVWSIKCQKMVKNFILIFSSLS